The genomic window TCCTTTGGAACATGTCGGTAATTTACGGATGTATCCTAAATGAAAACAGGACTGGACCAAGTACTGTAGATATAGAAGACGGAAATCAATGGTAAATCAATGGTACTGAGATTACACCTTCTCTCCAGGTGTAGTGTTCCACTACAGGCCCATCACTGGTCGGTATACCCTGACCTTTGTGGAGGCTCTGCAGGCTTGTCAGAGTATTGGGGCGGTCATCGCGAGCccccagcagctgcagggagCCTTTGAGAAAGGCCTACACCAATGTGATGCAGGCTGGCTGCGGGACCAGACAGTCCGGTGAGCTGGACCATCAATATTTATTAAATGTTGTCTTACATACtagatataaaaatacattttaaatgtactaaTATTTCCATTCTCAGGTATCCAATCGTGTCACCGAGAGATAACTGTGCTGGTAATCTGCTTCAGCTCCCTGGAGTCAGATCCTATGGCCTGAGACCAGCCAACGAACGCTATGATGTGTATTGTTACGTGGAACGTCTGGCTGGTGAGTATCTACCTATACACCGCCCGCTGCAGGTAAATGTTTGAACTCTAATGATCCTTTACTTTGTCTGTCAGGTGAGGTCTTCTTCACCAGCGACTATGACAGTTTTTCCTATGAGGAGGCTGTGCAGCACTGTCAGAAGCTCAACACCACCCTGGCCAACCCCGGCCAGCTGTATGCTGCCTGGAATCAAGGACTTGACAAGTGTCGTCCGGGCTGGCTCTTGGACCGCAGTGTACGCTACCCCATCAGAACCTCCAAGTCCCACTGTGGGGGAGGTCAGGTGGGGGTCCACATCATCTATGCCTACCCCAACCAAACAGGATTCCCTGATGAGCACTCACGCTACGACGCATACTGCTTTAAAGGTAAAGTAGTGGGTTTGGTGAGGTTTCTTTCAtctatacaataaataaataatgaagtaCAAAAAGTAACGCATCGATTTACATAATTTAGCAAAACAGAACGTAAACAGCTTCAAATAGCTGACTGAGAAAAGGCTGGTaacgtttttcttttttctttacccAAACCTGTGtctttaatgttgttgtttttttgtcagctgAAGTTCCTGTTGTTCACGTTGACAATAAGACCAGTGCAAATATGACAGTAGTGACTGAGGATGTaatcaacaaaacaacagtggCAGTCGATCAACTGGCTCCGACTGGTAAGATATCTGCTCTGAATAATTGTTATTGATGTAAATTGCTTTGCTCTCATCCTACTTCCTGCTTTGTTTCTTTTAGTTGACACTACTGTGGGTTACAATGAAACTGTAAATATCACTATAACAGAGATAATCAACAAGACCACAGTCATAACTCAGCAGGTTGAACCAACAGGTGAGACAACTGATCACAACGAATATGTAAAATAATTCAGCACTACTTCCAAGGTTAATCAGGGTAATTAATTATTCTTATCATTATTCTTTGCTCACAGTGACACCCATCTCACCTCCTGTCCCGGTTGATGTGTCAGGATCTGGTTCAGCTTCTGGGGAGATCTCTGGGGAGTCTGGAATCTCCAGCAGCAGTGGTGATGTGTCTGGCTCAGGACTGGGTGTCACCTTAAGCCCAGACCGTGATTACTTCTCTGCCTCTGGCTCTGCCTCTGGACATCCTCAGGAGGCAGGAGGGAGCAGTACATATGTCTCTGGATCAGGGGAGGGCTTTGACACACACTCTGGTGTGTCAGGATCAGGTTTTCCCAGTGGAAGTGGGGACATCAGTGGTATCAGCGGTTACTCAGAGCTCATGGTGGAGAAAACCATTCAAGAGTCCACTGAGCAGGAGCTTGGCAAGAGTCAAATTGAATACAGTGGCTTTGGATCAAGTGTGTCTGGGTCAGGACATATATCCGGGTCAGGCTCTGGTGGGTTTTCTGGCATTTCATTTGTTGACCACAGTGCCGTTGACCTGACAACCCAACCATCTGGAGAGCAAGAGGTGTCCGGATACCAGCCCTTTGGATCAGGGTTCCACAGCGGCTTACCTAGTGGTTTTCAGTCTGGTGTTTCAGGCAGTGGCTCTGCCTCTGGGGACTCTTCCCAGCATCGTGGTGATGTCATCTACTTAACAGAAGAGCGGATGATAGAAATGACTGTACCACCACTGACGCGCCATCCCGAGCAGGGCCGCGGTGTGGTGGAAGTGAGTGGGGAAGGAAGCGCCACAGGGATCCACCATGAGTTCAGCGGCCGTTCACACCTCTCAGGAAGAGGAGACACTGATGAAGGGGAGCAGCATTCTGTCACCCTGCCACACAGAGAGTACATCGCCACTGTTGGCCAATCAGGAATTGGGGAGTATGGTCAGGAGAGCTTCTCTGGACCCACACTTATTCCAGTGACTCCAGATGCAGCATATACCAGCCCAACCACAGCACCATCAATGTCATTAGTAACTCCCTCTGTTGTGGAGCAGCCAGAAGTAGTGGAAGGTGAATTAGAGGTTTAATTCATATACCATACAATCATACTGCTATTGTTCAAATGGTTAAAGTTGgtgcctctctgctgtctgtagaCCTCTGTGATCCAAACCCCTGTGGATCAGGATATTGCTCTGTGCAAGGAGACATCGCCGTGTGTCAGTGCCCTAATGGCTTCACTGGTGAAGACTGCTCAACACGTAAGTCAGCAGCCACAACACCCACATCATTGTCTTTCACGTCCAATTTCAGAAAAGGTAGAATACAGACATTTGATCTTTAAACTATTTGTGTAGCTGTACAGGGCTGTGCCgagggatggatggagtttATGGGCAGCTGTTACCTCCACTTCACGATGAGAGACACCTGGTCAGAGGCAGAGCAACGCTGTCAGGAGCTCAACGCTCACCTGGTCAGCATCAGCTcccaggaggagcagctgtttGTCAACTGTGAGTAGCTGCTTTTGCGCACATAAGTGACTTTTACATATTATGTCACAccgtttgtgtctttgttgtccAAAGCCAATGCTCAGGACTACCAGTGGATTGGACTTAATGACAAAGAAGTACAGAATGAGTTCCGCTGGACAGACGGCAGTCCTCTGGTGAGCTTGGTTGGaccattttcccctcacattAATAAATTATTAGCTTGCTTACTGTTCTTTTAATGCTCTGCTCAGACATTTGAGAAC from Parambassis ranga chromosome 19, fParRan2.1, whole genome shotgun sequence includes these protein-coding regions:
- the acanb gene encoding aggrecan core protein, with the protein product MSPLLLLFLSLPFISATISFEDHDDVDGMLRVSIPLELPLRPLMGSKIVVPCYFQDNTVNDPGAPTIAPLSHRIKWSHVTKEKVTTILVASEGKVHVETEYLDRVTMVNYPLVSTDATMEITELRTKDSGTYRCEVMHGIEDSYDTVDIQVQGIVFHYRAISTRYTLTFEKAKAACIQNSATIATPAQLQAAYDDGYHQCDAGWLSDQTVRYPIHEPRERCYGDKENFPGVRTYGVREINETYDVYCFAEKMSGRVFYSTSMEKFTFYEAQDQCAKLGARLATTGELYLAWKGGMDVCNAGWLADRSVRYPINIARPQCGGGLLGVRTVYLFPNQTGYPYPDSHYDAICFQAGEDDGAVPSRTTPFPDVIHITPAPGPYPSLPTPSEGEETKTGGVDILSPLPIPPSVVDIFPKGTPVPGLTNIYEPMAPTGVVFHYRPITGRYTLTFVEALQACQSIGAVIASPQQLQGAFEKGLHQCDAGWLRDQTVRYPIVSPRDNCAGNLLQLPGVRSYGLRPANERYDVYCYVERLAGEVFFTSDYDSFSYEEAVQHCQKLNTTLANPGQLYAAWNQGLDKCRPGWLLDRSVRYPIRTSKSHCGGGQVGVHIIYAYPNQTGFPDEHSRYDAYCFKAEVPVVHVDNKTSANMTVVTEDVINKTTVAVDQLAPTVDTTVGYNETVNITITEIINKTTVITQQVEPTVTPISPPVPVDVSGSGSASGEISGESGISSSSGDVSGSGLGVTLSPDRDYFSASGSASGHPQEAGGSSTYVSGSGEGFDTHSGVSGSGFPSGSGDISGISGYSELMVEKTIQESTEQELGKSQIEYSGFGSSVSGSGHISGSGSGGFSGISFVDHSAVDLTTQPSGEQEVSGYQPFGSGFHSGLPSGFQSGVSGSGSASGDSSQHRGDVIYLTEERMIEMTVPPLTRHPEQGRGVVEVSGEGSATGIHHEFSGRSHLSGRGDTDEGEQHSVTLPHREYIATVGQSGIGEYGQESFSGPTLIPVTPDAAYTSPTTAPSMSLVTPSVVEQPEVVEDLCDPNPCGSGYCSVQGDIAVCQCPNGFTGEDCSTPVQGCAEGWMEFMGSCYLHFTMRDTWSEAEQRCQELNAHLVSISSQEEQLFVNSNAQDYQWIGLNDKEVQNEFRWTDGSPLTFENWRPNQPDNYFNSGEDCVVMTWHEGGKWNDVPCNYHLPFTCKSGPVTCGAPPEVAHARPMGSSRGHYPVNSIVRYQCDPGYTQRHLPVIRCMANGLWEEPQVECTEAGTNSNRLHKRSLRRRSKGVSSQQEQRKQL